The nucleotide sequence TTTTCCCAAATACTTATATATATCTTTTTGCATTAAAGTCAGGAAacacaataatatcaatattaaatatATCTCTATTGTTCACAGTGAGTTTTGACGAGTTAAGCCATGATGAACTTTGCTATTGCTAGAAATTATTACATGATTGGTTATAGAATTGGCtgaaaaatagtttgaaatcaGATTATAACTTTTCGTGGCTGAAAAACTGATTGAAATCATCACAAAGATTTAGCACATAACCtaataaagatgaaaaatagGATATCatgatgaataaaaaaataaaatagttcatcTTTATCAATCACATGCCATTAATTTAGGAttaataaatttcctaaataaattagaaataattaaattttaatataagaaatatgtaCCAAAAAGAACAAGTAATCTAATAGTAAATAAGAtggaatttataaaaaaatatcaaatacaaatcaaatttagttataaAGGTCTAAATAAAGATAATCATAATGAATTCGACACTACAACAATTTCGGTCATCAGTGATGAATTATTTTGTCACTCAAAACTCATATTTCATCACAAAATATcctttatgaagaaaaaaattcgtCAATTGTTCGTTCCTATACGTGGGTGGCTAAATATCTACAAAAGTGATTTAGTGTTTCGTCACAAAATAAATTACATTAACTATGAAAatatttgtttgtcctcaaatATATAGTATTTATGATGAACTCATTCGTCAAAAAAAGTATATATAATTAGTAgttaatgtaagaccccgcaaaattctcttgtagaatgagccttagggtatgtcaagtgaggcgtgattctggccctaaaagattgagaagtgacttcctaagtgaggaTCGTGTTagccatatagaattttcctaatttcaactttttatcacatgagaaatttgataagctttccgtcgattaatattcgcccaaattcgacgtccgagtaagaaattatggctattttaagtcctagtcataaaaaaacatcattttagtgtttagcgcatcgcggagagggtcaatttgaaaattgtcaaattccagtggaactccacgatagtggcgcatcacggaggaccctaatttcccaatagtcaatttccagtggcctagcacaATTGTGACGCGTCGCGTTGAAGTTTCAGGTCcgaaccagtgggacaacgtgatggtTCCGTGTTGCGGTAACTCCGAGatttccatttgtcaatttccaatgagccaccacgatagtggcgcgtcgcggtggcgtATAAAATCGGGTTcctagtttaatttttccagtttcgtacagaagttaaaaagggtattttgaactttttttcaaGCCTGTTAAACCGtgaaaacaccaaatcaaggtcatttacaagcattctatgaagttcttctcaagttttctcttgacaaaaaccctaagtatccaaaacctcttccaagaatctcaagaatccatcatagattttttaaattgaatcaatattcaaggttctcaagtcaagggcttcaaaaaccctctcccaagagtaagaagaggaagtttagagcaagcttgttcatccaactccataatctaaggtatgtggggtttttataAAGGTAACCCtatcacccttgtgcccaaaggcttatttaaatcatggttttcctaaaatctatgaggttttacatgaatttgaactagggtttttcacccattattattgaatgcattatcttgatatttcccatgaattgagagttaaatggcatgatttttgcatgttttcttaagaaattacagctgggtctataccccatgattttaatccttgagaagtcaatagttgaaatgtttgaaacattgaagtatatgagtattttgagattttgagataaattggtgaaatttccagatttctacatgagttatgaatctatatgctatctattatgcttttgatgagttttaacttaagattgaattatgggttattgagccctacttgagacttgagattctttgaactattgggctataagaacccatgatttgagtattttgagatttattGAGAAATagtttgacctaatggtcattgagttttgaaatacaCTCTACtatatgaaatttcagatttgattattgggttcgtggtgaaccatgatattatttctaaaagtggatttttatgagataagcgcagataatctaaagttaggagtatttagcaccgagcgggtaagttactacagtttcttCCCCCAAATCTATATCCCACCATAGGATGGGCCTGAGGTCGAGTTTATGATTTTTACTAGGCgtaaggccgagttgatattgggcccgaggctgagtttgtttagtgatcactagacctaggttacactccctggcaaagagtatgacgctccatcccaacgtggggtctctttcttaggaggataaaatgttggactccatgtagctcgcatggtttatgtgggttaagagaacctcccttgccctttAAACTTTTAGATCAGTATTTccttgaaaactaaagtattttcccttcctatgagcTATTTTCCTAATGGTAAAGTTGCAAAATGGTTCCCTAACTAAAATATTTCCTTAATATGAGTTGTTTCTCTAAACGAAAGTATTCTTCCTTGATATGGTATTTTCCATGAAGCTTtaagataagttatttccttaaactagagtatctttccattgagatTGAATGATTTTCTTAAAGCTTGAAGTGAGATACTTTTCTAAAGTGAATggaatgccttcaagtatgtttcaaagttagaTGATTCCgaatttcaagtatttgagtttaaaagagttatgagatcttgagtgttaaagaagttctactctccatgagatatatgaatgATTTAAAAGTACTGTTTAAAGTTCCTTTATCCTTGAGAATTAAGAATAAGAGAGGATTTCTGATTTTAGAgttaaagtatgatgactcacgatATTTATGTTACATGTTTCATCTTTCATGACTTATgatctttacattttatacttgttcaagccatgtgagttatcccatattgcatgcatgatttgattaaagaagattgatgttgttttatacatatgcattcacccccatatactcagtacattcccaagtgttgatccacatatacgtctatgtgatacattatctcataatataggtgcAATAATTTGTAGCGCATGCACCATATCCAATTagttcgcagcttccagtcagcaggtgatgggtCTCCTTTTTATTCAAGGGCTCGAGTGAGTGATACAGTTGAATCatgtcatattttctttattctatcGTATTTATTTGgggtcatgacccagctacctatagtcaatactagtagaggcttcatagacagtcagtaggaGTTGATGCATTGAGTTTCAGTTttattgtaaaagcagagttgtaacctTATGACTCCAGTTTTGTATTGAGCCaattcataatagagttatttttgcctttttctttcaaatttatgcACTTTGTTTAGTGTCTTATAAGTTATGCCAatagaaaggttagcttggggtaaaTTGTGACCCTAGGCACTGTGTGGCATCCCAAGGGGTAATTTTGGatcgttataaacttggtatcagaacccaaggttcaagtgtcccagagtgtctataaagccgtgtctagtagagtcttgcaaaatggtacgaagatgtctgtacttttctttgagaggctataaggcatttaggaaatgtctctatTCTTTTTAGTCTtagttcgtgctatagaaagATTCTCTATACGCCTATGCAGATCCTCAACTTTCTCTattcaggccatctctgccttatttttaaggtgTCAGAAATAGTCAAGATTGAATCTTTACAGATAGTAGCAGGATTGTAATCGAGCTAGAAAGTATCTAATCAGTTCTGATGATTGAAGTGCTTTACTTATGATTTATGAAAGTCAGTCACTAAGCCCAAGTTAGAGGTACTTTCAGATTCCTCCTTAGAATCCATAATGTGAAGCTATGCTTCCTTACCCATGTATTAGTCTTAAGATATCATGATTAGTAAGTTCAAGTTCCTTCCCAAATAACATTCTCAATTGGCTAGCAAGAagcttcagaagtcacacaaagcgGCTTGATAGGAGCCTCCTAGTGTGTCATGATTCCCTCATGTTTAAATTTTTGCCTAACTCTTATGAGTTGTGTGAGTGAGATAGAAtgagatatgtattcttagatcattgaatattgcatgttaagtttctatctcttgcaATATGCAACCTTGTTATCGTTgtgttttttaaaagaaaaatcaaagtctagtaaagccgtgtagggctctttcaattcactagcatagttgctttgttattcatcttatttttttgttaaaaatacaaaaccaaagtctagtggatccatgtgaggcctattttgattcactagcaacttgttgtgcatcctattgttcttgtgttggttgaaactgggggtttagagttgtagtgacaagaaaggtggtaagggccatttattgaatttatatgcatatatgtatagctgaattttgttGCACATGTTTGGTATAGTAATGAAGTGTTATATCCTTGCTTGTTTATTAGTGAGAGGTGGAGAATGGGTCATTAGTTAAGGGGAAATATTGTTTGTctgaagtatgaaaagttgttgATGACAATTGTTGTGTTGGAAAATATAGGTTATTGATGGAAGTACTCGGTGGATGGGTGTTGTTAAGTTAGGTGTCCTTGAGATTAGTAAGATGGAATTTAGTCAAAACTTATAAAGCTATGGGCTAATTTGGGACTATATAAGTAGGTGGATAGTAATGACGTGTaaaaggaggatgtgttaatgaaTTGGGAATAAATGGGCCATGTGATTAAGATCGTTTATTATTGATAACAAAGTTTGAGTGGGCCATGTGAAGTTTTGGTTATTGTTGATGCTTTATTTCATAGCTTCTGAGTGAGATTAGcgctagacactaagtttgaatgattggtggtAGTGAAAGTGGAGGCGACGATTTTTTGTTTAATAGTACTAGTTATAGGGGagtaatctaataggcttgaatagtgtatgcaagagcttaagtttatttgattcttaatcaagtttgatgttgtatgtatgatgtagaagtgcGCCTAAGGTGCTATGGGGCTATTATTTTTTAGGATTACTGCATGTTAtttggttagtagtaacgttaaGTTGCTAGGTGGGGCTAGTGAGATAATAAATGATGTCCTTGATAGCTGAGTTAAGGAGTTGTGAATGAAGATGGTGAGTATGAttttaattctcatggtttagaaatataagtttataggTGATGTAGTGGTAGGCTATGACATCAGTTGTATGGACCATCAATAGGATTGGAGGTACCCGTTCTAAGCATTAAGTATtaaatgatgactattggggcgaTAGAAGGATGATGCGTGTCTCAAGAGGTAGTATTATGAGTGGGTGTTACGCTTTAAGGAGTGATGTAATTAAATATGACACGAAGCAGTTACAGGTGACTGAGGACATCaccctggataggaagattttgagataaagcattaggatagagggctaagggtgtggatgagtcgtagtcagtaatTGGGTGGACTTTGGTGTCCTCGGCTTGGCAATGTGCAATTTGTTATGGATGTCACACCTATGTCATTTTTATAGTGTCttatgcttttgatgtttttggtaTACTATCTTTTTCTTAAGGTGGAGGTCTATAGAAAGCGGCCTCTCTACTTctctagaggtagtggtatggactgcatacaatCTACCCTCTTCAGGCCCCACTTATGTGGTAATATATTgggcttgttgttattgttgttattgttgttgttgatgttttatgCTTTGAAGTGTAGTCATTTGGGTCAAGTTCTTCTGTTCATATGCATTGTTATATCTCCGACTCTAGAGCAAAGTGATTACAGCCAGACTAGAATTTATATGGTGGTTCACcgccttagagtgatggcttatgtctaagggggagatgatagaaccgGTAACCGAGTCAAACCTTAAGACTCAAGTAGATGTACCAGTGAGTTGTAGAATAACTTTGAGTAAGATTGATGCTTGACCCAATCTcatatcagtactttcagttgtcCTATTACCTTCTCATGTTTTACATTTTtgttccatgatcttaattcatgttcatgcatatgatagagaattatgtactctcctagttcttAAAATAAGGAGTTCTGGTTCATCCGGTAGTCGGGATCACATCCCATAAATTTtgaactccaaatttaggtcatgcgACTCATGACTTAAGTACTCGAACAATGCTTTTAGTGATTCACGACGTCTAGATTTATATCATATATGTCCTTGGGTTAGACCTCTTTGATAAATTCATGATGTTAAATACCTTAAGCCTCAGTTGAGTGCCAGGTAGGTACAGTATCCCTTTATGCtccaggtcctcatgttctaacttttcagcGACCTCTTCCTTAGGTCACGATAGATATAATAAATAGTGGTACCGGTAGGAGATAGTAAATGGGTTGTGTTGGAGAGGATAGTCGTATGTAGCTATTTATTCTTGGGTCCCTactatccaagaagctcaagcaccctttttctaaaattcaaaaattatatgtttatgagttgttcgtgattcatgtgagttgaaatcgATGTTCATGCTCTGATtaagttgtgattcatgttttcttacaaggttttcaagctttgaccctagtatgtgatgttcacgatgaaccctcttcaagttgctttctAAATGatatgttcatgtcaattaagtgtggaaattattgaataagcaaaccATGCtccccataagtttgataaaatgcttatgtgagggaattagagccattatggCATGTTGACCAGGAATCTCCAATTGTAtgcaagctcatgcatgccaagtatttgttaaaaagccttagtgaatgaatgaTGAAATGGTAGTATGatattccccaattatgtgttctccgATACACACCAAGACTTAATTAcgtgctaagtgtttgatgcaagaccttgttgagtGGAATATGATTCAATAGCATGTcaccctatgttattacatgtttaggaatCCTAAATGCGTAAAGTGATGCTTTATTGATTCTAATGGTGGATGAATGTTCGTAGTCTTGATTATtaaagaatggttatgtttaacttttatgttatcgagtcctgggggtatttataccccacAATTTAGCTGCCATCTAGAATCGTGTTAATTTTTGCGATAATctcaatcgagccatgattctcagaactcagcccttctaatctaaagtgcAGCTATGAATCTATTAttacatgagttcttgcaatttctgaggcatttaagagtttagaaagattctgagcccgtttagcaaattgcttctgCTAAGTATACTCAGTTTTTCCTGTGTTCTTAGTTTAGttagtgacattcgaggacgaatgtttccaagggggagatattgtaagaccttgcagaattctctcatagaatgagccttagggtgtgtcaagtgaggcatgattccgtccttaaaagattgagaagtgacttcctaagtgagtatcatgttaaccaaatagaattttcctaatttcaactttttatcacatgagagatttgataagctttccatcgatataagattcacccaaatccgataaccgagtaagaagttatggctaatttaagtcctagtcgtaaaacaacgtcattttagtgcttggcacatcgcggagagggtctatttgacaattgtcaaattctagtggaactCCACGATAGCAGCACATCGCGGatgatgtgtgagcccatgctaacacatttgaagcttttaactctaaataattgcaaagtattgagcaactttagtattttttgattagtttactttggttttgcagtaaaagtagagaagaaggagaaccacaaataaaggaagcaaaaagtataaaatcggaagcaaataaagagctaagtgtggctgacgacatccatgacacatcgtctgcctggtgataggctgtcaaggatgtCGTCAAACTTAAACAGAAGAGGGGAGTTGCAGGAAGTTTTGTGATGATCTTCATGAAAAGCCGTCAAGATCCAGATAGGCCATAACTATCATCGTCAACCTTAGGTAGCAGAAGCTAAATTTGCAGAAAAGCTGACGACGTccgtgacaggccatcaaaatcatgatagtcCATTACAACCGCCGTCATCTATTCTGAAAAAcatctgaaactttaattttatttccttatttagggttaactatttaattccttattttaggGGTTTTCTATTATCCATCAATTAATTGACATATCCTACAAAATAcgatttttttcttctctctcccTCGAGAAGacaaatattttggtggttttCCTTATGATTCAATTGAAAGAACGTTTTTGATTTCCtttattattgtaagttaatcctctcaattatgaattcaacttgtgtgcttatttcctgcattatgagtagctaaacactcttaacctgggttatggaatctagggttaggtcatgataaggtgttgattaattactcaaggtttaatagttgttaggatttcttgataattctgatattctaacttatgtctgttggttgcaaacaataggcgtacctactttgattttcttgagaaagatatcataaatagtaggaagtgaattatggatagggactcggaaaggcttcatttaataatcaacgctgtaacaaggttgattaatttgaggtaaaatctgggtagtgagTTGTGATTACCTAAGTCCAAGATGATTAGGAAATTAGAaacttgaataggtcgagagacattcaAGCATACTATCGATAGAGATAgtttgtcatcctaaccaccgtgagaaccttgagttatttgtagcatatgtcatataccataaaccctagtgaacataatcctggttatttcataaaatattgattacaaacattaatcttaaagtgactaacaattgtctgagaaatttaaacccccatttcaggaaacagtaaactaccagtgaattatttcataaaaaacttgagttcacaccctattccctgtagtattcgaccccaacctagttgggttttatattgacaacgatctcttacacccgttcaagagtgtagtttgagcgttatcaaaaatggcaccatttccagggaatacgattgtaaactAAACGTTTGTGCACGCTAATTtactgttagttaagttttctagatttacgtttatttgttgtttttgtctattaTAGGTAATGTGTTGTTTATGCAAAAAACAAGAAGTTTTGGAGAATCTTTATAGCCAATCAATCAGGAACCTCAACTAATAAGGAAATGGCTGAACAACATGAGGCAGATAGAATAGCCGCTTTgcccagggctcaggtgaatgtacaaaatttaggtcaacaagaacgtcaccagaaccctgatgacgaagacttgggtgatgaggaatttataaatcctcaaaacccaaggtcAGCTGAGCAACTTGCTGTACCAGTGCAGCGAAATGTCAATAGAAACCATCCAATCCGAGGAAGGTATGGCCAACAAACCGTTCAATATGAggttgatgaagatgatgaaggaatggacagagctggtgcaacgggtgctatcattcctctacCATTAGCATcagatgcaaaattcagcataataagtaccatgatccaactcctgaatctgaaggggttgtttggaggcttacCTAGTGACGAAccgaacatgcatttggtgaacttcatcactattttcaaatcttttgacaatacaggagtgagccagaatgcgattcggttgagattgtttcctttGTCTCTGTTGGataggcaacaatgtggttaaatgagttagagcccgattctataaccaactggagacagttgaaagagatgttcctagaatggttctttccaccctctagaagggtacagttgagggacgaaatCAGTAACTTTAGACAACTCCCAACTGAAGCATTGCacgaaacctgggaaagatttaagaagaatcTTGCACATTGTCCAAACCACAATATGACGGACTTGCACTTGAAGGAGACTTTGTACAAAGCtttcaactctgtgacaaagccaattatagataatgctgcAGGTGGTTTGTCCATTGATCTCTCTTTCCTTGATGCTtctgacatgctgaatagaatgaccaagcagagtCGGGCTTATCACACTAGAGATTCTGCAGTGGCTAGCCCGACTGTTGCTGGTGGTGTAATGGCAGAGCAGCgcagaagggatgaggagcgagacCAGTAAATGTCCTActtaaagacacagatggacttgctgaacAAGAACTTGCTGTCAGGCAAGACCGAAATGGTTAAGGCTATGCAATCTCAGGGTACTGTTGCTACAGGTCCTAATGCAGAGGCAAACTatatgagtaatcaggggggttttcgaggcaatagccaaaggaaccaaggtcagaacttctatgacaagcctgattataaagatagggagcagggacactggagaaacaataatgacaggagtgatttgtatgttcctcctggaagtagGGATGCTGCAACAACTAGCTCTAGcaagatgtctatggaggacatgatggaaaagttgttgaaggaagttgaagctaccaactcgggaataactactatgaagagtaaattctctaccctcagtcagttggttagctcacactctgcttctattaagcagttggagcagcagatgaacTAACTTTCAGCTACACTGAACCAGAGAAAaactggtactttacctagtgatacggtttAAAACCCATGAAATGGTGGTTCGTGTATGGTGATTACTACTCGAAGTGGTAAGTTGTTATGTGAACCCTCTGTGGGCAAATCTATGGAAAATAAGGTAAGTATTGAAAAACCAGAAGAAAGTAGTCCAATGAAGTCTAAAAACCTAGAtggttttgttgattttttggagaaagaagacaagaaagaagagaaagtggTGTTAAATACTATCCCTAGACCGTCACCTCCCTTTCCCAACcgattgaagaaaaaggttgatgagGCAAAATTTGGCAAGTTCATGGctatgctcaagcaattgacaattaatgtaCCTTCGGTTGAGGCACTTAAGAAAATGCTAGTCTATgccaagtttatgaaagacctcaTCACAAAGAAGAGGAAGGTCAGTAGTGACCAGGTGgataatctccaccattgtagcgCGGTTTCCATACTATTCTTAGTTCAAAACAAGGCCGACCCAGGTGCATTCACTATTCTGTGCAAGGTTGGGTCTCTGGATATTGCAagggcattatgtgatttgggtgccaGCGTGAATCTGGTGCCACTTGTTTTATGTAAGAAGCTGGTTTTGGAAGATCCAACACCTACTAACATGCGACTGGTGATGGAAGATAGGTCAATAAAGCGGCCTGTTGGAATTTtgcatgatgtgttggtgaaattAGCAGACTTTATTCTTCCTATTGATTTTGTGGTACTGGATTGTGATGTGGACTTAGAGATACCCATTATCTTGGGAAGGCCACTCTTGGCAACAGAAAGATTAATCGTTCACATGGAGTTAAACGAGCTCAAGTTTAGGCTCGgtaaaaaggaggaaaaattcaaaatgcatcGACCCATGTCACAATAAAATGATATGAATATCTTCTCAATCGTTGACATCTTCTATGAGGATGAAAAAGGGGTATCAATAGGTTATCTTGGTGAATTCTAAGTAGTCAAGAGAACCTAGTCGTGCCACAacagtaaatcaggcgctaaTGGGAGGCAACCCAGAATTTTTATGTTTGagcaagtgtttttattttttaaaattaggatttagtatagagaaggtgaaaaaatgaaaagggtTAGCTGGAAGGTCATGAAGACATCCGTGAAAAGCCGTCAAAATTGTGACAAGCTATCACGAATGCCATCAGCTAGATCAGACTTAAGAAATTCTCTACCTACTGTTGACGATGATCTTAACAGGCTATCACAACCGTGACAAGCCATCATAAATCGTCATCAGCACAAAGCCTAAAATCTGAAAACTGGGCCTAATTTTAATCAGATCAGACCCAGCCCAAATCGCGAACCTTTTCAAATTCCACCacttttaacttctttttctttagttattttttttccttagttaAAATAGTTTCTATTCTTGGAAAAACACTCTAAGAAAAACAAGTTTAATTTGTGTGTGGTTTGCACTAAAGAATCAAGAACATCTTCTTCCTTCACACTTTTTCTTGTGCATAGTACTAGATTAAAAGCTCTATCAGGTACACTCTGCTTCAACACTTCTTTGTTTTTGATGTATGATGAATGAAAGCTAACTCAAGTCCCCAATGTGATTGAACCAAGTTCAAACTTAGAAAATGGCTAAAATTGCACCTAGGGTTTGTTGTACAAGCCCAAAGGTTGAAAAGATAGCTCACGATTCAAATTCAAGTAAATATTTAGCAAGAAAGGGGACCAAAAATTTAGTTAAAGTCAAAAGTAGGTTTTGATAAGTGtgacgacatctatgataggctatcaccaTCGTaacgacttattaggaatgtcgtcaaAAGCTGACAAAATTGAAGTTGGTACTGGATAGAGCTGACGACAATTATGAtgggctatcacaattgtgacggcctatcatgaaGGTAGTCAAAGAGTATAAAACAAATTTTTGGTTTCTGTCTGAGGTTGATGACAACCGTGATAAACTATCATGGTCGTGACAGCTTGTCATGAATTGTTGTCATACCTGGGGCCTGAAACATAAATGAGCTTAAATTATTAATGTACCTGTGTTTTTTATCTTTAGGGTTGACTAACATTCTTCTAATGTCTCTAGGTACTCTAAAATGGAACCAAAAAGAAAGAGTCCTACAAAACCAAAGAAAGCGGTCAAAGATGATGTACATCGTAAGCTCCTCAACGAGGAATATAACTACTGGGAGAAGGAACCCTTGCTCAGAAAGCTAAAGAAGAAGCAGAGTCCAAAGAAAACTCCACCACCTCCACCAATTGAGGTGGAGGACAGTGATTATACTAAATCGACCATAGCTTCCGAGTAGTAGGGGTCTAAAAAAAGTAATTCTAAAAAGCAtgagtctgaacatgctgaaGCTGAAGATAAGGATCAAGGAGAATCGAAAGAATCTGAGTCCGAAGAAACCACTTTCAGGTCCCCATCCACTGAGAAACAAGATGATAAAGAGACTCCACCTCGGAGGACTCTTATCAAATGTGAGAACCCGTAAGTGACAAACAATGCTAGATGGCCAATCCCTAGAGCTGAAGATATCTATATTGATGGTTTGCAAAGAACTGATAGAAGGAATGCAAAGAGGctaatccaagaataaaagatGATCATCACGAAAGGGTTGAGCAGATACCCTAAAGTggacaagaaattcaaagaatatgGCTTAGGACGGAC is from Capsicum annuum cultivar UCD-10X-F1 chromosome 5, UCD10Xv1.1, whole genome shotgun sequence and encodes:
- the LOC107871805 gene encoding uncharacterized protein LOC107871805, whose translation is MVITTRSGKLLCEPSVGKSMENKVSIEKPEESSPMKSKNLDGFVDFLEKEDKKEEKVVLNTIPRPSPPFPNRLKKKVDEAKFGKFMAMLKQLTINVPSVEALKKMLVYAKFMKDLITKKRKVSSDQVDNLHHCSAVSILFLVQNKADPGAFTILCKVGSLDIARALCDLGASVNLVPLVLCKKLVLEDPTPTNMRLVMEDRSIKRPVGILHDVLVKLADFILPIDFVVLDCDVDLEIPIILGRPLLATERLIVHMELNELKYSKMEPKRKSPTKPKKAVKDDVHRKLLNEEYNYWEKEPLLRKLKKKQSPKKTPPPPPIEVEDTEDKDQGESKESESEETTFRSPSTEKQDDKETPPRRTLIKCENP